The following are from one region of the Halodesulfurarchaeum sp. HSR-GB genome:
- a CDS encoding 5-(carboxyamino)imidazole ribonucleotide synthase, producing MTDSLPETTLGIVGGGQLGRMLGEAASPLGVETVVLDPTPDCPAFPPAADQIEAAFDDQSAVQALAERVDTLTLEIELADPESLEAVAESTGTPVHPAPQDLRVTRDKLTEKETLDAAGIPVAPYRGVDSAAELESALAELGSPLMLKARTGGYDGRGNAIVDSVDAATAAFGSLSGLVAESLVDFERELSVIGVRGDGETATYPVGENVHEEEILRETLVPARTTESRRERASEVARSVLSVFEGRGVFGIELFETSDGEILVNEIAPRPHNSGHYTIEGAVTSQFEQHVRAVLGLPLGSTTLREPTAMANLLGDGGDSRPVSLLGVDALLGMDGVHLHWYGKREVRPLRKLGHVTTTGSDLAANHERVKAARETLRFGPADT from the coding sequence ATGACGGATTCGCTTCCCGAGACGACCCTCGGAATCGTGGGTGGCGGTCAACTCGGCCGGATGCTGGGTGAGGCGGCCAGTCCACTGGGGGTCGAGACTGTCGTGCTCGATCCGACACCGGACTGTCCGGCCTTTCCGCCGGCCGCTGACCAGATCGAAGCGGCGTTCGACGACCAGTCTGCCGTGCAAGCGCTTGCCGAACGCGTAGATACCCTCACCCTGGAGATCGAACTCGCTGATCCGGAGAGTCTGGAAGCGGTCGCCGAATCGACGGGGACACCAGTCCATCCGGCGCCGCAGGACCTCCGGGTGACCCGGGACAAACTGACCGAGAAGGAGACACTCGATGCGGCTGGCATTCCGGTCGCTCCCTATCGGGGGGTGGATTCAGCGGCCGAACTCGAGTCTGCTCTCGCGGAACTCGGCTCGCCGCTGATGCTCAAAGCCCGGACTGGCGGGTACGACGGGCGTGGCAACGCGATCGTCGACAGCGTCGATGCGGCCACCGCCGCGTTCGGCTCGCTTTCGGGACTCGTGGCTGAGTCCCTCGTGGATTTCGAACGGGAGCTCAGCGTCATCGGGGTTCGGGGAGACGGGGAGACGGCGACCTACCCCGTCGGAGAGAACGTCCACGAGGAAGAGATCCTTCGTGAGACACTCGTGCCGGCTCGGACGACCGAATCGCGTCGCGAGCGAGCGAGTGAGGTCGCCCGTTCGGTCCTCTCGGTTTTCGAGGGACGTGGTGTCTTCGGGATCGAACTCTTCGAAACGAGCGATGGCGAAATTCTGGTCAACGAGATCGCCCCGCGACCGCACAATTCCGGACACTACACCATCGAGGGAGCCGTGACCTCCCAGTTCGAACAGCACGTTCGAGCGGTTCTGGGCCTCCCGCTTGGATCGACCACCCTCCGGGAGCCGACCGCCATGGCGAACCTGCTCGGCGACGGCGGTGACTCGCGACCGGTCTCGCTTCTCGGAGTTGATGCCCTGCTCGGAATGGATGGCGTTCACCTCCACTGGTACGGCAAACGGGAGGTGCGGCCCCTGCGAAAGCTGGGCCACGTGACGACAACCGGGTCGGACCTGGCTGCGAACCACGAGCGAGTCAAAGCGGCGAGGGAAACACTCAGGTTCGGGCCGGCGGATACCTGA
- the purE gene encoding 5-(carboxyamino)imidazole ribonucleotide mutase, translating into MTDVAALRKLFEAEAERDRPESDRPDVGIIMGSDSDLDVMAGAGEALDELGFVELTDYDDPPAAEYTYESWVVSAHRTPDLLYAYAETAPDRGLDVILAGAGGKSADLPNMTASIAYPIPVIGIPVQEKSVDSVLGMPKGAPITAVDAGKSFNAALSAVQILARTDETLRERLVERQETQAADVATVSESLHRQGTTAFRESR; encoded by the coding sequence ATGACCGACGTTGCTGCTCTTCGAAAGTTGTTCGAGGCCGAAGCCGAGCGGGACCGTCCGGAGAGCGACCGGCCGGACGTGGGTATTATCATGGGAAGTGATTCCGATCTGGATGTGATGGCTGGGGCTGGGGAGGCCCTAGATGAACTGGGATTTGTCGAACTCACTGATTACGATGACCCCCCAGCGGCCGAGTACACCTACGAGTCATGGGTCGTCTCGGCTCATCGGACTCCCGATCTGCTCTATGCGTACGCCGAAACTGCCCCGGATCGGGGGCTGGACGTCATCCTCGCCGGTGCGGGCGGCAAATCCGCCGACCTGCCGAACATGACGGCGTCGATCGCGTATCCGATCCCGGTGATCGGGATTCCAGTTCAGGAGAAGTCCGTCGACTCCGTGCTTGGCATGCCGAAAGGCGCACCGATTACCGCCGTCGACGCTGGGAAATCATTCAACGCGGCGCTCTCGGCGGTTCAGATCCTCGCCCGGACCGACGAAACACTGCGGGAGCGGCTGGTGGAGCGCCAGGAAACACAGGCCGCCGACGTGGCGACGGTTTCGGAGTCGCTGCACCGTCAGGGGACGACGGCGTTCCGCGAATCGCGGTAA
- a CDS encoding TIGR04190 family B12-binding domain/radical SAM domain protein translates to MGLKTLGLDGVTDMFVSEPDVTFFHPPSIYDFRERPEVIGPISDVIPSSPVFEMYPIGLTSIADTLERNGYNAQIVNLAHEMLVDSEFDVEREIAESDAWMFGVDLHWLPHAHGAIEIARLIKKHHPEAPVVFGGLSSTYFHEDLIEYPSVDYVVRGDSTEEPVAKLVETIKTGGDLSEVPNLTYQAEGETVVNELTYMPEALDDSSIPSYTYAVKSVFKYGSVRKVIPHRGWLDKPITMLLTSRGCRHACSFCGGANSYGDVHGRQEPAFRSPEKLIEDIRTIRSFSEGPIFVVHDLRMGGWDYAQEFFDRLASEDIPNEFIFELFGPADEEYFQMIDEAVESYSLELSPESHVPEVRKEMGKFAVSNEAIENTMQAALDNGCQNIDLFYMIGLPDQTYEDAVGCVEYAEHILEDIDDERIIPFVAPYAPFLDPGSPAFEQRGEYGFEVHADSLEDYRQLLLEPSWKRMLSYETEHLSRDDIADATYEAARKMNRLKYEHGLLEQDTYETMMERLETSEELVNRVDEVYENTPEAERDEKLKALFDEYSAFDDFGENSIAGADELWWPSNGFRNGLALAGLGAKLLVQDLKQRVGNGRTTRK, encoded by the coding sequence ATGGGCCTGAAGACGCTCGGTCTCGATGGGGTGACGGACATGTTCGTCTCCGAACCGGACGTGACCTTCTTTCACCCACCCAGTATCTACGACTTCCGGGAGCGTCCGGAAGTCATCGGACCGATCAGCGACGTCATCCCGTCATCGCCGGTCTTCGAGATGTATCCGATCGGGCTGACGAGTATCGCGGACACCCTGGAACGGAACGGGTACAACGCCCAGATCGTCAATCTGGCCCACGAGATGCTCGTCGACTCCGAGTTCGATGTCGAACGAGAGATCGCCGAATCCGACGCCTGGATGTTCGGCGTGGACCTCCACTGGCTCCCACACGCCCACGGGGCGATCGAGATCGCGCGACTCATCAAGAAACACCACCCGGAGGCCCCGGTCGTCTTCGGGGGGCTCAGTTCGACGTACTTCCACGAAGACCTCATCGAGTATCCCTCCGTTGACTACGTGGTTCGAGGGGATTCGACCGAGGAGCCGGTCGCAAAGCTCGTCGAAACGATCAAAACGGGCGGTGACCTCTCCGAGGTTCCAAACCTGACCTACCAGGCAGAGGGCGAAACGGTCGTCAACGAACTGACCTACATGCCGGAGGCCCTCGACGACTCCTCGATTCCCTCCTACACCTACGCGGTCAAGTCCGTGTTCAAGTACGGGAGTGTCCGCAAGGTGATTCCGCACCGGGGGTGGCTCGACAAGCCTATCACGATGTTGCTCACATCGCGGGGCTGTCGGCACGCCTGCTCGTTCTGTGGCGGCGCAAACTCGTATGGCGACGTCCACGGCCGGCAAGAGCCGGCATTCCGGTCGCCCGAGAAACTGATCGAGGACATCAGGACGATCCGCTCGTTCTCGGAGGGGCCGATATTCGTCGTCCACGACCTGCGGATGGGCGGCTGGGATTACGCCCAGGAGTTCTTCGACAGACTCGCGAGCGAGGACATCCCGAACGAGTTCATCTTCGAACTTTTCGGCCCGGCCGACGAGGAGTACTTCCAGATGATCGACGAGGCCGTCGAGAGCTACAGCCTGGAGTTGAGCCCCGAATCCCACGTCCCCGAGGTTCGCAAGGAGATGGGGAAGTTCGCCGTCTCGAACGAAGCCATCGAGAACACGATGCAGGCGGCCCTGGACAACGGCTGTCAGAACATCGACCTCTTCTACATGATCGGCCTCCCGGACCAGACCTACGAGGACGCGGTCGGGTGCGTGGAGTACGCCGAACACATTCTGGAGGACATCGACGACGAGCGAATCATCCCGTTCGTCGCACCCTACGCCCCGTTCCTCGACCCGGGGAGCCCGGCCTTCGAGCAGCGCGGGGAGTACGGCTTCGAGGTTCATGCCGACTCCCTGGAGGATTATCGCCAACTCCTGCTCGAACCCAGCTGGAAGCGGATGTTGAGCTACGAGACCGAGCACCTCAGCCGGGACGACATCGCGGATGCGACCTACGAGGCCGCCCGGAAGATGAACAGGCTGAAGTACGAACACGGGCTGCTGGAGCAAGATACCTACGAAACGATGATGGAGCGCCTGGAGACTTCAGAGGAACTCGTCAATCGGGTCGACGAGGTGTACGAGAACACCCCCGAGGCCGAACGGGACGAGAAGCTCAAGGCACTCTTCGACGAGTACTCGGCCTTCGACGACTTCGGCGAGAACAGCATCGCCGGCGCGGACGAGCTCTGGTGGCCGAGCAACGGATTCAGGAACGGTCTCGCGCTGGCTGGCCTCGGTGCGAAGCTACTCGTGCAGGACCTCAAACAGCGAGTCGGCAACGGCCGAACGACCCGGAAGTAG
- a CDS encoding NADH-quinone oxidoreductase subunit A, protein MNPWIAVGMLAVVAIAIIGAMMGISRLLRPDVPEQSKRTTYESGEVPTGNTHVRFNIQYYMVALLFLVFDIETVLIFPWTSIYRDIAGTEGLLWALGPMVLFIGILIVALAWAWRNGALGWVRNPRYERRMSRHE, encoded by the coding sequence ATGAATCCATGGATCGCTGTCGGCATGTTGGCCGTCGTCGCGATTGCCATCATCGGGGCGATGATGGGTATATCGCGACTGCTGCGCCCTGACGTGCCGGAACAAAGCAAACGGACGACCTACGAAAGTGGGGAAGTACCGACTGGTAACACACACGTGCGGTTCAACATCCAGTACTACATGGTCGCGCTGTTGTTCCTCGTGTTCGACATCGAGACCGTGTTGATATTCCCGTGGACGTCGATCTACCGGGATATCGCTGGGACGGAAGGCCTGCTGTGGGCCCTGGGGCCGATGGTCCTGTTCATCGGCATTTTGATCGTGGCCCTGGCCTGGGCCTGGCGCAACGGCGCGCTCGGCTGGGTGCGGAACCCGCGCTACGAACGGAGGATGTCGAGACATGAGTAG
- a CDS encoding NADH-quinone oxidoreductase subunit B, with protein MSREQPRDDVVEPAAPSTDTRDTRIGEGVDNRFNSKLREALGSTPFILTKLDKFMNWARGSSMFMLQFGIACCSIEMMHSYSVKHDLDRFHSGVPRASPRQADVMIIPGTIVSKFAPRMKRVYDQMPEPKFVVNMGNCSASGGPFQEGYNVVKGAEEIVPVDIHVPGCPPRPEALIYGIVKLQERIANGESSAVTVKPYELEQFGDLDRDEVVDHLASEIDEETLVMRYNWADSP; from the coding sequence ATGAGTAGAGAACAGCCACGAGACGACGTCGTCGAACCGGCTGCTCCCTCCACCGACACCCGGGACACCCGGATCGGCGAGGGCGTGGACAACCGGTTCAACTCGAAGCTTCGAGAGGCGCTCGGGTCGACCCCGTTCATCTTGACCAAGCTGGACAAGTTCATGAACTGGGCCCGGGGGTCCTCGATGTTCATGCTGCAGTTCGGGATCGCCTGCTGCAGCATCGAGATGATGCACAGTTACTCGGTGAAACACGACCTCGACCGCTTCCACTCCGGCGTTCCGCGGGCCTCCCCGCGGCAGGCCGACGTGATGATCATTCCGGGGACGATCGTCTCGAAGTTCGCCCCCCGGATGAAGCGGGTCTACGATCAGATGCCCGAGCCCAAGTTCGTCGTGAACATGGGCAACTGCTCGGCCTCCGGCGGTCCGTTCCAGGAGGGTTACAACGTGGTGAAAGGCGCCGAGGAGATCGTTCCGGTCGACATCCACGTTCCGGGCTGCCCGCCGCGGCCCGAGGCGCTCATCTACGGCATCGTCAAGCTTCAGGAGCGCATCGCCAACGGGGAGTCCTCGGCGGTGACGGTGAAACCCTACGAACTCGAACAGTTCGGGGACCTGGACCGCGACGAGGTTGTCGACCACCTCGCAAGCGAGATCGACGAAGAAACGCTGGTTATGCGGTACAACTGGGCTGATTCACCATGA
- a CDS encoding NADH-quinone oxidoreductase subunit D — protein sequence MSTQDETATEPDAGAVDYDALEELLGDSVVDRETHHNAEAFVVRGDAVQDALSTLKAEGFDHLASVSAQELDDRYESIYHLRQYDDAQAEVSVVVPTPRNDPSHESAAPVYSTANWHEREAYDLVGMNYEGHPDLRRILLPQTWQGHPLSKDYDQDKPQIVALEKHKNPIEEDMQVETDGDDLDTMFLNIGPHHPATHGVLHLKTVLDGEQVADVEPDIGYLHRCQEQMCQNSTFRHQIMPYPDRWDYTPAGILNEWAYARAIEDLADIEVPYYAQVVRTMAAELTRISAHLLAVATFGLDIVGDFAAVFMYAMRDRDYVMDILEDLTGQRMMYNYLRLGGVVWDLPEPRDEFFEKIRQFLEQLPEKTDEYHNVLTQNELFQMRTVNTGYLAPEVAKDYGATGPVARASGIDYDLRRDDPYGIYDELDWDVITKEGGDNYARLMVRMQEVEESAKIIEQCINILEDFDEEEREIQSNVPRSLKPDPGQEIYKAVEGAKGELGIYIRTDGTEKPARFKIRGPSFVNLSALKEMSEGELISDLVATIGSLDIVLAEVDR from the coding sequence ATGAGCACGCAGGACGAAACAGCGACGGAGCCGGACGCCGGTGCGGTGGATTACGACGCGCTGGAAGAGCTCCTGGGAGACAGTGTGGTCGATCGCGAGACCCATCACAACGCCGAGGCCTTCGTCGTTCGTGGCGACGCCGTGCAGGACGCGTTGTCCACGCTGAAGGCCGAGGGCTTCGACCACCTCGCAAGCGTGAGCGCACAGGAACTCGATGACCGTTACGAGTCCATCTATCACCTTCGGCAGTACGACGACGCCCAGGCCGAAGTGAGCGTCGTGGTCCCGACACCGCGTAACGATCCGTCCCACGAAAGCGCGGCACCGGTCTACTCGACGGCGAACTGGCACGAGCGCGAGGCGTATGACCTCGTGGGCATGAACTACGAGGGGCACCCCGATCTGCGACGTATTCTGCTGCCACAGACCTGGCAGGGACACCCCCTCAGCAAGGACTACGATCAGGACAAACCCCAGATCGTCGCCCTCGAGAAGCACAAGAATCCGATCGAGGAGGACATGCAGGTCGAGACCGACGGCGACGATCTGGACACGATGTTCCTCAACATCGGGCCCCATCACCCCGCCACCCACGGCGTCTTGCACCTCAAGACGGTCCTGGACGGGGAGCAGGTGGCCGACGTCGAACCCGACATCGGTTACCTGCACCGGTGTCAGGAGCAGATGTGTCAGAACAGCACGTTCCGACACCAGATCATGCCCTACCCGGATCGCTGGGACTACACGCCGGCGGGCATCCTGAACGAGTGGGCCTACGCGCGTGCGATCGAAGACCTCGCGGACATCGAGGTTCCGTACTACGCCCAGGTCGTCCGGACGATGGCCGCGGAACTCACTCGCATCTCGGCTCACTTGCTCGCGGTGGCGACGTTCGGACTCGACATCGTCGGGGACTTCGCGGCCGTGTTCATGTACGCGATGCGGGACCGGGACTACGTGATGGACATCCTGGAGGACCTCACCGGCCAGCGGATGATGTACAACTATCTCCGCCTCGGCGGGGTCGTCTGGGACCTGCCCGAGCCCCGGGACGAGTTCTTCGAGAAGATCCGCCAGTTCCTCGAGCAGCTGCCGGAGAAGACCGACGAGTACCACAACGTCCTCACGCAGAACGAACTCTTCCAGATGCGGACGGTGAACACCGGCTACCTGGCCCCCGAAGTCGCCAAGGACTACGGGGCGACCGGGCCGGTCGCTCGTGCCTCCGGCATCGACTATGACCTTCGGCGTGATGACCCCTATGGCATCTACGACGAACTCGACTGGGACGTCATCACCAAGGAGGGCGGGGACAACTACGCTCGTCTGATGGTCCGGATGCAGGAGGTCGAAGAGTCCGCGAAGATCATCGAGCAGTGTATCAACATCCTCGAGGACTTCGACGAAGAGGAACGCGAGATCCAGTCCAACGTTCCGCGCAGCCTCAAGCCCGACCCGGGCCAGGAGATCTACAAGGCCGTGGAAGGGGCGAAAGGCGAACTCGGCATCTACATCCGAACGGACGGAACGGAGAAGCCCGCTCGCTTCAAGATCCGTGGTCCGAGTTTCGTCAACCTCTCGGCTCTCAAGGAGATGTCGGAAGGTGAGCTGATCTCCGACCTGGTCGCGACCATCGGAAGCCTCGACATCGTCCTGGCGGAGGTGGATCGCTGA
- a CDS encoding complex I subunit 1 family protein produces MASSAPLVDHISGLLNLEGLLGEIVSGILGSLIIAVIVLLFAALAGPYMKRKITSAFTDRISVDRVGPYGIGTIAVDAIRLLTKERIVPENVDRPAWDLGPMLVVISATMGFAVIPFGSGLHLADPSVGVVYLFAVSSIASLGMVSGAYASNNKYSFLGGLRAVSQNIAYEIPLVLTGASVVIFAGSLRISDIVAAQAVDLISLGPIAIPAWFGFVNPFAFALFMVANMAEIGRNPFDLPEAPNDLVAGYQTEYSSVYFVLFYLGEFLHIFLGAGIITTLFLGGPTAPITALNFIPGIVWFIAKVWGVFFFTQWARSAVPRVRPDQLLDIGWKGMLGLAFVNLLLTAVIVGVIV; encoded by the coding sequence ATGGCTTCGTCCGCACCGCTGGTCGATCACATCTCCGGGCTGTTGAACCTGGAGGGACTCCTGGGGGAGATCGTCTCCGGGATCCTCGGCTCCCTGATCATCGCGGTCATCGTGTTGCTGTTTGCGGCCCTCGCGGGCCCGTACATGAAGCGGAAGATCACGTCGGCGTTTACCGACCGGATCTCCGTCGACCGGGTTGGTCCCTACGGGATCGGAACGATCGCAGTAGACGCGATCCGTCTGCTTACCAAGGAACGGATCGTTCCCGAGAACGTGGATCGGCCGGCCTGGGACCTCGGTCCGATGCTGGTCGTCATCTCCGCGACGATGGGCTTTGCCGTCATCCCGTTCGGGAGCGGCCTTCACCTGGCCGATCCGTCGGTCGGTGTTGTCTACCTGTTCGCCGTCTCTTCGATCGCCTCCCTTGGGATGGTTTCGGGCGCGTACGCGTCGAACAACAAATACTCGTTCCTGGGCGGACTCCGGGCGGTCTCACAGAACATCGCCTACGAGATTCCGCTCGTGCTGACGGGCGCGTCGGTCGTCATCTTCGCCGGTTCGCTCCGGATTTCTGACATCGTCGCTGCCCAGGCAGTCGACCTGATCTCCCTGGGCCCGATTGCGATTCCGGCCTGGTTCGGCTTCGTCAACCCCTTCGCCTTCGCGCTGTTCATGGTCGCGAATATGGCCGAGATCGGTCGGAACCCCTTCGACCTGCCGGAGGCACCGAACGACCTCGTGGCGGGGTATCAGACGGAGTACTCGTCGGTGTACTTCGTCCTCTTCTACCTGGGAGAGTTCCTCCACATCTTCCTGGGCGCCGGGATCATCACGACTCTGTTCCTCGGCGGCCCGACGGCCCCGATCACCGCGCTGAACTTCATTCCCGGTATCGTCTGGTTCATCGCGAAAGTCTGGGGCGTGTTCTTCTTCACCCAGTGGGCCCGGTCGGCGGTCCCACGGGTTCGGCCTGACCAGCTGCTCGACATCGGCTGGAAGGGGATGCTCGGACTGGCCTTCGTGAACCTGCTCCTGACGGCCGTGATCGTCGGGGTGATCGTATGA
- a CDS encoding NADH-quinone oxidoreductase subunit I gives MIGVLKSLATTMKHALNGDTITVEYPEEAPEVSPRFRGIHKWSQERCIWCRQCETVCPNDTIQIVMDEDRNGEQYNLHVGQCIYCRLCEEVCPVEAILLTENFEFTGDTKHDLAYNKEQLKNVPWYKDMDPVNARESDREAWVDEGEGEVDYQ, from the coding sequence ATGATAGGCGTACTCAAATCTCTCGCGACGACGATGAAGCATGCCCTCAACGGGGACACGATCACCGTTGAGTATCCCGAAGAGGCACCGGAAGTGAGCCCCCGATTCAGGGGCATTCACAAGTGGAGCCAGGAGCGGTGTATCTGGTGTCGCCAGTGTGAGACGGTCTGTCCCAACGACACGATTCAGATCGTGATGGACGAGGATCGCAACGGCGAGCAGTACAACCTCCACGTCGGGCAGTGCATTTACTGCCGGCTCTGTGAGGAGGTCTGTCCCGTCGAGGCGATTCTCCTGACGGAGAACTTCGAGTTCACCGGCGACACCAAACACGACCTGGCCTACAACAAAGAACAGCTCAAGAACGTACCGTGGTACAAGGACATGGACCCGGTCAACGCTCGCGAATCGGATCGTGAGGCCTGGGTCGACGAGGGTGAAGGCGAGGTGGACTACCAATGA
- a CDS encoding NADH-quinone oxidoreductase subunit J, protein MIEQLTFLLFALFTIGSSLGVVLVDDVWHSALFLGGALLSVAVHFLLLQAAFLAAVQVLVYVGGVLILIAFAVMLTRDPDGGVGA, encoded by the coding sequence ATGATCGAACAACTCACCTTCCTCCTCTTCGCGCTGTTCACCATCGGCAGCAGTCTGGGCGTGGTCCTCGTGGACGACGTCTGGCACTCCGCCCTCTTCCTCGGTGGCGCACTGCTCAGTGTCGCTGTCCACTTCCTCCTGCTGCAGGCCGCCTTCCTCGCGGCTGTACAGGTGCTGGTCTACGTGGGCGGTGTGCTGATCCTGATCGCCTTCGCGGTCATGCTGACCCGCGATCCTGACGGAGGTGTTGGCGCATGA
- the nuoK gene encoding NADH-quinone oxidoreductase subunit NuoK: MVVETQYYVLLSAAMFSIGVFGLLTRRNALRFLMSVELMLNAANVNLVAFSAQWGNVTGQTFSLFVLALAAAEVAVGIGIILVLFRNFRDVDVTEPTTMRW; this comes from the coding sequence ATGGTAGTCGAAACACAGTACTACGTGCTGCTCTCGGCGGCGATGTTCAGCATCGGTGTGTTCGGCCTGCTGACTCGCCGCAACGCACTCCGGTTCCTCATGTCGGTCGAACTCATGCTGAACGCGGCCAACGTCAATCTGGTCGCTTTCTCGGCCCAGTGGGGGAACGTTACCGGACAGACGTTCAGCCTGTTCGTACTCGCATTGGCAGCCGCTGAAGTCGCGGTCGGTATCGGGATCATCCTGGTGCTGTTCCGCAACTTCAGGGACGTAGACGTAACCGAACCTACAACGATGAGGTGGTAA
- the nuoL gene encoding NADH-quinone oxidoreductase subunit L, whose product MAGAFDFAAAIALLPFASFVVAILAGYFTPRLLPKGGAIPGILATLGSLLVSVWLLVTVSGTEQYYNEEIYTWTTGLAGETFDLSFGLLLDPLSSYMLVIVALISFLVHVFSLGYMNDEGEIGLPRYYAGLGLFSFSMLAFVMASNILMAFMFFELVGLCSWLLIGFWFRQEGPPSAAKKAFLVTRFGDYFFLIGVVAIFATFGTGLFAPRGDELGFPQLATEALSGEMPAVVSNFLGTIGMEPQTWFAIIGLLVLGGVIGKSAQFPLHTWLPDAMEGPTPVSALIHAATMVAAGVYLVMRMYGFYAQLPTVLALIALVGGFTALMAATMAIVKREIKQVLAYSTISQYGYMMLALGAGGYVAATFHLMTHAFFKALLFLGAGSVIIAMHHNENMWDMGGLRKRMPVTYYTFLSGSLALAGIFPFAGFWSKDEILYEALIHGLGGQPLILLAYAFGLIAVFFTGFYTFRMVILTFHGEARSETAEDPHPVRWNVKFPLVVLGILAAVMGLVNMAPVKELTGWDITYLHHWFETGLPQVSLTEYHHLLESAAGYHAADLAPFLPAALSLGLALAGALLAMVLYRGPAPTAHTDKLGSIKTLLYNNYYQDEYQVWLAQGLTLPLARVADKFDQGIIDGVVNGISSVALFGGSRIRRLQTGRVTNYAALLTLGLVVLVVAIALVGGWF is encoded by the coding sequence ATGGCAGGTGCATTTGACTTCGCCGCGGCGATCGCGCTGTTGCCGTTTGCCTCCTTCGTGGTCGCGATCCTCGCGGGGTACTTCACCCCGCGGCTCCTGCCGAAAGGCGGCGCGATCCCGGGGATCCTGGCAACGCTCGGCTCGCTGCTCGTGTCGGTGTGGCTTCTGGTCACAGTCAGTGGTACAGAGCAGTATTACAACGAAGAGATATACACGTGGACGACCGGGCTCGCGGGGGAGACCTTCGATCTGTCCTTCGGCCTCCTCCTCGATCCGCTGTCCTCGTACATGCTGGTCATCGTCGCGCTGATCAGCTTCCTCGTGCACGTGTTCAGCCTCGGGTACATGAACGACGAGGGCGAGATCGGCCTGCCCCGGTACTACGCCGGGCTCGGCCTGTTCTCGTTCTCGATGCTCGCCTTCGTGATGGCCTCGAACATCCTGATGGCCTTCATGTTCTTCGAGCTCGTGGGCCTGTGTTCCTGGCTGCTCATCGGCTTCTGGTTCCGCCAGGAGGGGCCGCCGAGCGCGGCCAAGAAGGCGTTTCTGGTCACCCGCTTTGGGGACTACTTCTTCCTCATCGGTGTGGTGGCCATCTTCGCGACCTTCGGCACCGGCCTGTTCGCCCCGCGCGGGGACGAACTCGGCTTCCCGCAGCTCGCGACGGAGGCACTGAGCGGCGAGATGCCCGCTGTCGTCTCGAACTTCCTCGGGACGATCGGCATGGAGCCACAGACGTGGTTCGCGATCATCGGCCTGCTCGTGCTGGGCGGCGTGATCGGGAAGTCCGCACAGTTCCCGCTTCACACCTGGCTGCCCGACGCGATGGAGGGCCCGACGCCGGTCTCGGCGCTCATCCACGCAGCGACGATGGTCGCAGCCGGTGTCTACCTGGTCATGCGGATGTACGGCTTCTACGCACAGCTTCCGACCGTGCTGGCGCTGATCGCGCTGGTCGGTGGCTTCACAGCCCTGATGGCCGCGACGATGGCCATCGTCAAGCGGGAGATCAAGCAGGTGCTCGCGTACTCGACGATCTCCCAGTACGGGTATATGATGCTCGCGCTGGGGGCCGGCGGCTACGTCGCCGCGACCTTCCACCTGATGACACACGCCTTCTTCAAGGCGCTGCTGTTCCTTGGAGCGGGCTCGGTCATCATCGCGATGCACCACAACGAGAACATGTGGGACATGGGCGGCCTGCGCAAGCGCATGCCCGTGACCTACTACACCTTCCTCTCCGGCTCACTCGCCCTGGCCGGCATCTTTCCCTTCGCCGGCTTCTGGTCGAAAGACGAGATCCTCTACGAGGCGCTGATCCATGGCCTGGGCGGCCAGCCGCTGATCCTTCTGGCGTATGCCTTCGGACTCATCGCCGTGTTCTTCACCGGCTTCTACACCTTCCGGATGGTCATCCTGACCTTCCACGGTGAGGCCCGTTCGGAGACGGCCGAGGATCCCCATCCCGTGCGCTGGAACGTCAAGTTCCCGCTCGTGGTGCTGGGCATCCTCGCGGCCGTGATGGGCCTGGTGAACATGGCCCCGGTCAAGGAGCTGACCGGCTGGGACATCACCTATCTGCATCACTGGTTCGAGACCGGCCTGCCGCAGGTTTCACTCACCGAGTATCATCACCTGCTCGAGTCCGCAGCTGGTTATCACGCCGCGGATCTCGCGCCGTTCCTGCCGGCGGCACTCTCCCTCGGACTGGCCCTTGCCGGGGCGCTCCTGGCGATGGTCCTCTACCGTGGGCCGGCGCCGACCGCACACACGGACAAACTCGGTTCGATCAAGACGCTGCTCTACAACAACTACTACCAGGACGAGTACCAGGTCTGGCTCGCGCAGGGCCTGACCCTGCCGCTCGCACGAGTCGCGGACAAGTTCGATCAGGGTATCATCGACGGTGTCGTCAACGGCATCTCCTCGGTGGCCCTGTTCGGTGGCTCGCGCATCCGGCGGCTCCAGACGGGACGGGTGACGAACTACGCCGCCCTCCTCACGCTGGGGCTGGTGGTTCTCGTCGTGGCAATCGCCCTCGTCGGGGGGTGGTTCTAA